In Mercurialis annua linkage group LG5, ddMerAnnu1.2, whole genome shotgun sequence, a single genomic region encodes these proteins:
- the LOC126682387 gene encoding uncharacterized protein LOC126682387 isoform X4: METQRVKMSIKWLEDLSNGITSNEIEAYSLGGLQIVEAEPGFIRCNFVVSDRISDGNGNWQMGAMATLIDDVGAAAICSFAGEIKASLDFNISFYSTAKSQEEVEIEAKVVGEKGKLTSVVIEVRRKDNGELIALGVS, translated from the exons ATGGAAACTCAGAGAGTAAAAATGTCGATCAAATGGCTTGAAGATCTATCCAACGGAATTACAAGTAACGAAATCGAAGCTTACTCACTCGGTGGCCTCCAAATTGTGGAGGCTGAGCCGGGTTTTATTCGCTGTAATTTCGTGGTTTCCGATCGCATCTCa GATGGAAATGGAAACTGGCAAATGGGAGCTATGGCTACGTTAATTGATGACGTGGGTGCAGCTGCTATTTGCTCTTTTGCTGGTGAAATCAAAGCATCACTTGACttcaatatttcattttactcCACTGCTAAGTCTCAG GAAGAAGTGGAGATAGAGGCAAAGGTAGTAGGAGAGAAAGGAAAGCTAACTTCAGTAGTGATAGAAGTAAGAAGGAAAGACAATGGAGAACTTATTGCTTTGG GCGTCTCTTGA
- the LOC126682387 gene encoding uncharacterized protein LOC126682387 isoform X2 produces the protein METQRVKMSIKWLEDLSNGITSNEIEAYSLGGLQIVEAEPGFIRCNFVVSDRISDGNGNWQMGAMATLIDDVGAAAICSFAGEIKASLDFNISFYSTAKSQEEVEIEAKVVGEKGKLTSVVIEVRRKDNGELIALGKQWMSSNNIASKASVS, from the exons ATGGAAACTCAGAGAGTAAAAATGTCGATCAAATGGCTTGAAGATCTATCCAACGGAATTACAAGTAACGAAATCGAAGCTTACTCACTCGGTGGCCTCCAAATTGTGGAGGCTGAGCCGGGTTTTATTCGCTGTAATTTCGTGGTTTCCGATCGCATCTCa GATGGAAATGGAAACTGGCAAATGGGAGCTATGGCTACGTTAATTGATGACGTGGGTGCAGCTGCTATTTGCTCTTTTGCTGGTGAAATCAAAGCATCACTTGACttcaatatttcattttactcCACTGCTAAGTCTCAG GAAGAAGTGGAGATAGAGGCAAAGGTAGTAGGAGAGAAAGGAAAGCTAACTTCAGTAGTGATAGAAGTAAGAAGGAAAGACAATGGAGAACTTATTGCTTTGGGTAAGCAATGGATGTCCTCTAACAATATTGCTAGTAAAGCAA GCGTCTCTTGA
- the LOC126682387 gene encoding uncharacterized protein LOC126682387 isoform X1, with protein METQRVKMSIKWLEDLSNGITSNEIEAYSLGGLQIVEAEPGFIRCNFVVSDRISDGNGNWQMGAMATLIDDVGAAAICSFAGEIKASLDFNISFYSTAKSQEEVEIEAKVVGEKGKLTSVVIEVRRKDNGELIALGKQWMSSNNIASKANHRG; from the exons ATGGAAACTCAGAGAGTAAAAATGTCGATCAAATGGCTTGAAGATCTATCCAACGGAATTACAAGTAACGAAATCGAAGCTTACTCACTCGGTGGCCTCCAAATTGTGGAGGCTGAGCCGGGTTTTATTCGCTGTAATTTCGTGGTTTCCGATCGCATCTCa GATGGAAATGGAAACTGGCAAATGGGAGCTATGGCTACGTTAATTGATGACGTGGGTGCAGCTGCTATTTGCTCTTTTGCTGGTGAAATCAAAGCATCACTTGACttcaatatttcattttactcCACTGCTAAGTCTCAG GAAGAAGTGGAGATAGAGGCAAAGGTAGTAGGAGAGAAAGGAAAGCTAACTTCAGTAGTGATAGAAGTAAGAAGGAAAGACAATGGAGAACTTATTGCTTTGGGTAAGCAATGGATGTCCTCTAACAATATTGCTAGTAAAGCAA ATCACCGAGGATAG
- the LOC126682387 gene encoding uncharacterized protein LOC126682387 isoform X3, translating into METQRVKMSIKWLEDLSNGITSNEIEAYSLGGLQIVEAEPGFIRCNFVVSDRISDGNGNWQMGAMATLIDDVGAAAICSFAGEIKASLDFNISFYSTAKSQEEVEIEAKVVGEKGKLTSVVIEVRRKDNGELIALDHRG; encoded by the exons ATGGAAACTCAGAGAGTAAAAATGTCGATCAAATGGCTTGAAGATCTATCCAACGGAATTACAAGTAACGAAATCGAAGCTTACTCACTCGGTGGCCTCCAAATTGTGGAGGCTGAGCCGGGTTTTATTCGCTGTAATTTCGTGGTTTCCGATCGCATCTCa GATGGAAATGGAAACTGGCAAATGGGAGCTATGGCTACGTTAATTGATGACGTGGGTGCAGCTGCTATTTGCTCTTTTGCTGGTGAAATCAAAGCATCACTTGACttcaatatttcattttactcCACTGCTAAGTCTCAG GAAGAAGTGGAGATAGAGGCAAAGGTAGTAGGAGAGAAAGGAAAGCTAACTTCAGTAGTGATAGAAGTAAGAAGGAAAGACAATGGAGAACTTATTGCTTTGG ATCACCGAGGATAG